The proteins below are encoded in one region of Brachyspira intermedia PWS/A:
- a CDS encoding efflux RND transporter permease subunit — translation MKTIIETVVKRPVTILMVIVSVIILGIVSLSKLSIDFMPSIEVPYVSIYTRYKNAGPEEIEKSVTKIIEGAVATVNNIKEITSTSRENASDVTIEFNWGTDLNDASEDIREALEQVVDLLPDNAEKPIIRKFSTDDISLMEVAVYGMNDQAALYNIADNQIAPQIKQAKGVAQAEVLGGLKNEIKIDVNLNRLKAYNININEIASVLARDNNNLVGGQANQGFYRYTIRTMGEINSVDDIKNTIISLKKDSMGNASVVKIQDLAEVYQGYDDDVNIIKINGENSISIAVSKESGANTAEVSKNVIRQLEEYNFPQGVKYEIMFNTADSINEAIAGVLDAAWQGGLFAVIVLMIYMWNIRTVSIIAISIPISIIVTFTLMYFMKVTLNVISLSGLVLGIGMMVDNSIVVLENIFYYRHHGYGKYSSAINGAHKVSLAISASTFTTIAVFLPFLYIEGMVSQVFRDLCITVTVSMIASLLVAILIVPMLGARLITNKKLKLFSKFEALSNKYIHDNMSKLYDKILHFSIRRKKTVLIPSMILVFTVIFLGVMFIGKEGFPKTDEGQFMVRITMPIGTKYEQTQSFIELMENDIREIVKDDLVKIQSRIRKGDEANNANIRIELKSKSEGRKGTIEDYVELTREKLQKYPARININALGSASGGGTGEAIRIEMLGDDAAQAKELGDRIVSAISNIEGVRGAMVDIDESNRELQIYVNRNIAAKMGLKVNDVARIINTSFAGRTATTITPENSDFTDIDVNVQLENIDKVTIDDVKKVSIPVKGVLIPLSSIADIVKSYGPNRIYRKDRKRFTTVIANVYERPLNEVISEIKDNIDNNVFIPNGISINYGGDYEDMNEAFSQLIQALVLALVLVYAIMASQFESLIAPFVIAFAIPFGFAGSLIALFITNTTLNAYSAIGFIVLIGIVVNNGIVLIDYMNQLMHEKHINGDESALLAGKRRLRPVLMTTLTTILGILPMTLGIGSGNEMYKPLAIALLGGLVVSTMFTLIIVPTIYAAIRNKIPLKDYDKKDQESANDFALNNTVNAK, via the coding sequence ATGAAGACAATAATAGAAACAGTTGTAAAAAGACCAGTAACTATACTTATGGTTATTGTATCAGTAATTATATTAGGTATTGTAAGCCTATCAAAACTATCAATAGATTTTATGCCTAGTATTGAAGTTCCTTATGTAAGCATATATACAAGGTATAAAAATGCCGGTCCTGAAGAGATAGAAAAATCAGTTACAAAAATCATTGAGGGTGCTGTAGCTACAGTAAATAATATAAAAGAAATCACTTCAACATCAAGAGAGAATGCATCAGATGTAACTATAGAATTTAACTGGGGAACAGATTTAAATGATGCTTCAGAAGATATAAGAGAGGCATTGGAACAGGTTGTAGATTTGCTTCCGGATAATGCTGAAAAACCTATAATAAGAAAATTCAGCACAGATGATATTTCATTGATGGAAGTTGCTGTTTATGGAATGAATGATCAGGCAGCTTTATATAATATAGCAGATAATCAAATAGCTCCGCAAATAAAACAGGCTAAAGGTGTTGCTCAGGCTGAAGTTTTAGGCGGATTAAAAAATGAGATAAAAATTGATGTTAATTTGAATAGATTAAAAGCATATAATATAAATATTAATGAAATAGCTTCTGTACTTGCAAGAGATAATAATAACTTAGTAGGTGGGCAGGCTAATCAGGGTTTTTACAGATATACAATAAGAACAATGGGAGAGATAAATAGTGTTGATGATATAAAAAATACAATTATCAGTTTAAAAAAAGATAGTATGGGAAATGCTTCTGTAGTAAAAATACAGGATTTAGCAGAAGTTTATCAGGGTTATGATGATGATGTTAATATAATAAAGATTAATGGAGAAAATTCTATATCAATAGCTGTAAGTAAAGAATCCGGAGCTAATACAGCAGAAGTTTCAAAAAATGTAATAAGGCAATTAGAAGAATATAATTTTCCTCAAGGCGTAAAATATGAAATAATGTTTAATACAGCCGATAGTATAAATGAGGCTATAGCAGGAGTTCTTGATGCTGCTTGGCAGGGAGGACTTTTTGCTGTTATAGTGCTTATGATTTATATGTGGAATATAAGAACTGTATCAATAATAGCTATATCAATACCTATTTCTATAATAGTAACTTTTACACTTATGTATTTTATGAAAGTTACTTTAAATGTAATATCTCTTTCAGGGCTTGTACTTGGAATAGGAATGATGGTTGATAATTCTATTGTAGTGCTTGAAAATATATTTTATTACAGACATCATGGATATGGAAAGTATTCATCAGCTATTAATGGAGCTCATAAAGTATCGCTTGCTATTTCAGCTTCTACCTTTACAACTATTGCCGTATTCCTTCCATTTTTATATATTGAAGGTATGGTTAGTCAGGTTTTCAGAGATTTATGCATTACTGTTACAGTATCAATGATAGCCTCTTTATTAGTTGCTATATTAATAGTGCCTATGCTTGGTGCAAGACTTATAACGAATAAAAAATTAAAACTTTTTTCAAAATTTGAAGCTTTAAGCAATAAATACATACATGATAATATGAGTAAACTCTATGATAAAATTTTGCATTTTTCAATAAGAAGAAAAAAGACTGTATTAATACCATCTATGATATTAGTATTTACTGTAATATTTTTAGGAGTGATGTTTATTGGCAAGGAAGGATTTCCTAAAACAGATGAAGGTCAGTTTATGGTTCGTATAACTATGCCTATAGGTACCAAATACGAACAGACTCAGTCATTCATTGAACTTATGGAAAATGATATAAGAGAAATAGTTAAAGATGATTTAGTAAAAATTCAGTCAAGAATAAGAAAAGGTGATGAGGCAAATAATGCTAATATAAGAATAGAATTAAAATCTAAAAGCGAAGGAAGAAAAGGTACTATTGAAGATTATGTTGAACTTACAAGAGAAAAACTACAGAAATATCCAGCCAGAATAAATATTAATGCATTAGGTTCAGCTTCAGGAGGAGGAACAGGCGAGGCTATAAGAATAGAGATGCTTGGAGATGATGCTGCTCAGGCAAAAGAACTTGGAGATAGAATAGTTAGTGCAATATCAAATATAGAAGGTGTCAGAGGGGCAATGGTTGATATTGATGAATCAAACAGAGAACTTCAAATATATGTTAATAGAAATATAGCTGCTAAAATGGGGCTTAAAGTTAATGATGTAGCAAGAATAATAAATACAAGTTTTGCAGGAAGAACAGCTACTACAATAACACCTGAAAATTCTGACTTTACAGATATAGATGTTAATGTTCAATTAGAAAATATTGATAAGGTTACAATAGATGATGTAAAAAAAGTGAGTATACCTGTAAAAGGAGTATTGATTCCATTATCCTCAATAGCAGATATAGTAAAAAGTTATGGACCTAATAGAATATATAGAAAAGACAGAAAAAGATTTACAACTGTAATCGCTAATGTTTATGAAAGACCTTTAAATGAGGTTATTTCTGAAATAAAAGATAATATAGATAATAATGTATTCATACCAAACGGCATATCTATAAATTATGGCGGAGATTATGAGGATATGAATGAAGCTTTTTCTCAGCTAATACAGGCTTTGGTTTTAGCTTTAGTTTTAGTTTATGCTATTATGGCTAGTCAATTTGAATCTTTGATAGCACCATTTGTAATAGCATTTGCAATACCTTTCGGATTTGCCGGTTCTCTAATTGCTTTATTTATAACTAATACCACACTCAATGCTTATAGTGCTATAGGTTTTATAGTTTTAATTGGAATAGTTGTTAATAATGGTATAGTATTAATAGATTATATGAATCAGCTTATGCATGAAAAACATATAAATGGAGATGAATCTGCATTGCTTGCTGGAAAAAGAAGATTAAGACCTGTACTTATGACAACTCTTACCACTATATTAGGTATATTGCCTATGACTTTGGGTATAGGAAGCGGAAATGAAATGTATAAGCCTTTAGCTATAGCATTATTAGGAGGGCTTGTTGTTTCTACTATGTTTACATTAATCATAGTTCCTACAATTTACGCTGCTATAAGAAATAAAATACCTCTTAAAGATTATGATAAAAAAGATCAAGAAAGTGCTAATGATTTTGCTTTAAATAACACTGTAAATGCAAAATGA
- a CDS encoding phosphatase PAP2 family protein gives MENEQNNINDNNPKNRKKIRRKIKKILKKRRKQKRINYINNLPLIRFMSNIDSKLFLKIFKDNRKGPVKSFMKFMSRMGDGYIWMIIYLIFYMFRIDYAALYFSRAVTGIFICIFLFLYIKSFFSRTRPYKKHQKTPIMYPPDKHSFPSGHTMVAFSVSFSMGSYSLYSALLFYPIASLIAFSRVYVGLHYPFDVVFGIIFGTLIGLLANVIFFYITGLPIIGHL, from the coding sequence ATGGAAAACGAACAAAATAACATTAATGATAATAATCCTAAGAATCGTAAAAAAATTAGAAGAAAAATCAAAAAAATTCTAAAGAAACGAAGAAAACAAAAAAGAATCAATTATATAAATAATCTTCCATTGATAAGATTTATGTCCAATATAGACAGCAAATTATTTTTAAAAATATTCAAAGATAATAGAAAAGGTCCTGTAAAAAGCTTCATGAAATTCATGAGCAGAATGGGAGACGGATATATATGGATGATAATCTATTTAATATTCTATATGTTCAGAATAGATTATGCAGCTTTATATTTTTCAAGAGCAGTAACAGGAATTTTTATATGTATATTTTTATTTTTATATATAAAAAGTTTCTTCAGCAGAACACGCCCTTATAAAAAACATCAAAAAACACCTATTATGTATCCGCCCGATAAACATTCTTTTCCATCAGGACATACAATGGTAGCTTTTTCGGTATCATTTTCTATGGGCAGTTATAGTTTATATTCAGCTTTGTTATTTTATCCTATAGCTTCTCTTATAGCATTCAGCCGTGTATATGTAGGGCTGCATTATCCATTTGATGTAGTATTCGGTATAATTTTTGGTACTTTAATAGGACTTTTAGCAAATGTTATATTCTTCTATATTACCGGACTTCCTATAATAGGTCATTTATAA
- a CDS encoding class I SAM-dependent methyltransferase, with protein MYDIEITIKNIDLKFNSSDKLFSPRNIDIGTLSMIDEVNFENESKILDLGCGYGFVGILAAKIIGEDKVVMCDIDTEAVEMSKHNAVLNDVSNINIIQSDGLKNIADKDFSMILSNPPYHTDFSVAKHFIESGFYKLALNGKFIMVTKRLDWYKNKLSSVFGGVKVKEKNGYYIFISEKRNMIDSNKLKKKLKKKIEKFLKV; from the coding sequence ATGTATGATATTGAAATTACTATAAAAAATATTGATTTAAAATTTAATTCAAGTGATAAACTCTTTTCGCCTAGAAATATAGATATAGGAACATTATCTATGATTGATGAGGTGAATTTTGAAAATGAAAGTAAAATCCTAGATTTAGGCTGCGGATACGGTTTTGTAGGCATATTAGCGGCAAAAATAATAGGCGAAGATAAGGTAGTTATGTGCGATATAGATACTGAAGCTGTGGAAATGTCAAAGCATAATGCTGTTTTAAATGATGTTTCAAATATTAATATTATACAAAGCGACGGATTAAAAAATATAGCAGATAAAGACTTTTCTATGATACTTTCAAATCCTCCTTATCATACGGATTTTTCTGTGGCAAAGCATTTTATAGAATCAGGATTTTATAAATTAGCATTGAATGGTAAATTTATAATGGTAACTAAAAGGCTTGATTGGTATAAAAATAAACTTTCATCTGTATTTGGAGGAGTAAAAGTAAAAGAAAAAAATGGATATTATATTTTTATATCTGAAAAGAGAAATATGATTGACTCAAATAAATTAAAGAAAAAATTAAAAAAGAAAATAGAGAAATTCTTAAAAGTATGA
- a CDS encoding acylphosphatase has translation MFKVDIILKGRVQGVGFRYYAKQVADEMKIGGKVWNNYDGSVEVIGYLQTKNDIDEFVEKIKIGPQMSSVKEVTVTVTPSDPLVDEVFEIAN, from the coding sequence ATGTTTAAAGTAGATATTATATTAAAAGGAAGAGTTCAAGGCGTAGGCTTCAGATACTATGCTAAACAGGTGGCCGATGAAATGAAAATCGGCGGAAAAGTGTGGAATAATTATGACGGTTCTGTAGAAGTAATAGGATATTTACAAACTAAAAATGATATTGATGAGTTTGTAGAAAAAATAAAAATAGGACCTCAAATGTCAAGCGTTAAAGAGGTAACTGTTACGGTTACACCTTCAGACCCTCTTGTAGATGAAGTTTTTGAAATAGCAAATTAA
- a CDS encoding LysM peptidoglycan-binding domain-containing protein, with the protein MSASEFLKINNIKDPDKYNLKVGEVLKVKEKGYTLVYDTDNKVFGLKGEEGNSYKDYKVKNGDTLFGIAFAHGMTANEFLAINNIKDANKYNLRVGQTLKVANNQKETNSPSNNIINNSNNNDDNNTENYDTYKVQSGDTLYGIAFSHGMTASEFLKINNIDDPDKYKLYVGKTMYVKSSKKENNLNTNNEKDTVKEIEYYTVKSGDTLYGIAFQNDISVNDFLKINNIDDPLKYKLRTGEKLKIYARASASNAQSKTIKTYKVKSGDTLGEIALKNSMSLKDLLQLNNLKNNYVLKVGDTLKIYDNISIGNSSQTTAYRTLENYKVKSGDTLSEIALARGMDLVELYSINNINDKYILKVGDTLKVYANPKKTTTLVISNYKVQSGDSLYSIAKKHKMDLRDLMQLNNIKNANEYKLYVGANLKVKTAKMVPYSFNDDSILPESSFIWPYKGIIISGYGVASDKLANRGVNILGDVGDKVVASDDGIVEYADNIRGFGTVIILKHKNGYNTSYAHLSKINVKLGDIVKKGDYIGDIGDTGMIDRSELYFKISYQGRAVDPVKLLPKS; encoded by the coding sequence ATGAGTGCAAGCGAATTTTTAAAAATTAATAATATAAAAGATCCGGATAAATATAATCTTAAAGTAGGAGAAGTTTTAAAAGTAAAAGAGAAAGGCTACACCCTTGTATATGATACTGATAATAAAGTTTTCGGCTTGAAAGGAGAAGAAGGAAACTCATATAAAGATTATAAAGTAAAAAACGGAGATACTTTATTCGGTATAGCATTTGCTCATGGAATGACTGCTAATGAATTCCTAGCTATAAATAATATTAAAGATGCCAATAAATATAATCTTAGAGTGGGACAAACTCTTAAAGTGGCAAATAATCAAAAAGAAACTAATTCGCCTTCAAATAATATAATAAATAACAGCAATAATAATGATGATAATAATACAGAAAATTATGATACTTATAAAGTACAAAGCGGTGATACTTTATATGGAATAGCTTTCTCTCATGGTATGACAGCAAGCGAATTTTTGAAAATCAATAATATAGATGATCCTGATAAATATAAACTATATGTAGGTAAAACTATGTATGTTAAATCATCTAAAAAAGAAAATAATTTAAACACTAATAATGAAAAAGATACAGTAAAAGAAATTGAATATTATACTGTAAAAAGCGGCGATACTTTATACGGTATAGCATTTCAAAATGATATTAGTGTAAATGATTTTCTAAAAATTAATAATATAGATGATCCTTTAAAATACAAATTAAGAACAGGCGAAAAATTAAAAATATATGCAAGAGCAAGTGCCTCTAATGCACAAAGCAAAACTATAAAAACATATAAAGTAAAAAGCGGAGATACACTTGGAGAGATAGCATTAAAGAATTCTATGTCTTTAAAAGATTTGCTTCAGTTAAATAATCTCAAAAATAATTATGTACTTAAAGTTGGGGACACTTTAAAAATATATGATAATATTAGTATAGGAAATTCTTCACAGACAACCGCATATAGAACTTTAGAAAATTATAAAGTTAAAAGCGGTGATACTTTAAGCGAAATAGCTTTAGCAAGAGGAATGGATTTAGTAGAATTATATTCTATAAATAATATAAATGATAAATATATTTTGAAAGTTGGAGATACTCTCAAAGTATATGCTAATCCTAAAAAAACAACTACTTTAGTAATATCAAATTATAAAGTACAAAGTGGTGATAGTTTATATTCGATAGCTAAAAAGCATAAAATGGATTTAAGAGATTTAATGCAGCTTAATAATATAAAAAATGCCAATGAATACAAATTATATGTTGGTGCTAATCTAAAAGTAAAAACAGCTAAAATGGTCCCATATTCTTTTAATGATGATTCTATATTGCCTGAAAGTTCTTTTATATGGCCTTATAAAGGTATAATAATTTCAGGATATGGAGTAGCTTCTGATAAACTTGCAAATAGAGGAGTTAATATATTAGGAGATGTTGGAGATAAAGTTGTAGCTTCCGATGACGGAATAGTAGAATATGCTGATAATATAAGAGGATTCGGTACTGTTATAATACTTAAACATAAAAATGGATATAATACTTCTTATGCTCATCTTTCTAAGATAA